The Microbacterium trichothecenolyticum sequence CTGCTTCCTCGTGGTGCTCGACCACGACGAGTGCGTGACACTGACAAGCGTCGAGCCGCGGCACGCGGTGACCACGGTGGCGCAGCGGCCGGGGGCGCGGCATCCGGTGCCCCGAGGCGCCCCCGGGCGGGCGATCCTCGCGCAGCTCCCCCCGCGCCGTTGGCCCGATGATGTCGACGCCCGCCTCGCGGCGGAGGTGACCGACGTCACCGAACGGGGCTGGGCGACGAGTCACGACGAGGTCGTCCCGTCGCTGCGGGCCGTGGCGGTGCCGCTGGCCGTGCAGGGCCGCGAGCCCGCCGCCGTCGCGGCCGTGCATGTGGCGACGCCGCTCGACGACGCCACGATCGCCGCCCGCCTGACGGTCGCCGCGGCGGCGATCCGTCAGGCGCTCTGACGCGCGGGGGCGGTTCGGCGCGCACCGAAGCGACAGGAAATGGCCCCTCACGCGAGGCACGCGCGGGCTCGGGCGAGGAGCGGGCGCTCCGGGAGGGGGCTGCCCCTATACTCGATCCCGTCAGGCGCACGGGGTCGTGCGTCGCTGCTCGAAAAAAGGGCACGTAGTGCAGACAGCGCGAGACACATACGGCATCCCTCCGTTTCGTCTCGAAAGGCTTCCTTCGTCATGCCCACCGTCTCCGCGCACGTCGCGCACACCCTCGCCCGCCACATCGACACCGTCTTCGGCGTCATGGGCAACGGCAACGCCTACTTCCTCGACGCGCTCGGCCGCGACACCGCCTCGGGATTCGTCGCGGTCCGGCACGAGGCCGCGGGAGTCGTCGCCGCCGACGCGCACTACCGCGCCTCGGGGCGGATCGCCGCCGCCACCGCGACCTACGGCGCCGGCTTCACGAACACGCTGACCGCTCTCGCCGAAGCCGTGCAGGCGCGGACACCCCTCGTGCTCATCGTCGGAGACGAGCCGACCTCGGGCCCGCGGCCGTGGGGCGTCGACCAGATCGCGCTCGCCTCGGCGGTCGGCGCCCGCACCTACACGGTGGGTCATCGCGACGCCGCCGCCACGATCGTCATCGCGATCGAGCACGCCCTCACCTATCGCCTGCCCGTGGTCCTCGGCATCCCGTACGACGTGGCGACTCGCGAGGCAGGGGAGATCCCGGATGCCACCGCCCCCGGCGCCGAGCCCGAGGTGACGCCCGAGCACCCGCCGCTCGACGCGTACGCCGACGGCGTGATCGACCAGATCGTCGACGCGCTGGCGACCGCCGAACGTCCCGTCCTGCTCGGCGGACGCGGGGCCTGGCTCGCCGATGCGGGC is a genomic window containing:
- a CDS encoding IclR family transcriptional regulator, with protein sequence MPPRQDAPPASQTLSRGIRLLEELADARTPLTIDDLAARVDLHRSVAYRLLRTLEDHGLVSRDAAGAVRLGTGLAALAAGVAADLQAEALPELTAAANDLGMTCFLVVLDHDECVTLTSVEPRHAVTTVAQRPGARHPVPRGAPGRAILAQLPPRRWPDDVDARLAAEVTDVTERGWATSHDEVVPSLRAVAVPLAVQGREPAAVAAVHVATPLDDATIAARLTVAAAAIRQAL